The window CAACTGTTTTTCACCTCGAATTTGGTGGCGCAAGACCGTACTAATCTTTCCTTTTGGAAAGCGGGTATTTTTGCGCCTGCCTTTGTGCGAACGGACCAAGGGCGCTTTAAAGGCTATCCGCTACGCACCTACTCAGGTGGTAGCTACACGGCTGGGTATAGCGACCATTTTCCTGTGTATTTGTTTTTGTTGAAGGAAGCAGAGTAAGATTCCCGCCTCCGCGGGAATGAAATTAAGCGAACCACTGTGCCCATGGGATACGGCTCAAAATAAGCAGCAAGCCTAAACCGTAAAAAATGGAAATGGTCTTAAACTTTCGCTGGCTTTCCATGAACTTTTTGTGCCTGGACCATCCGATGGTAATCAAAACTAAGGCAATGATGTTTGTAAACGGATGTTCCACGGCCAATAGGCGCGCCGGAGCGTTCAATCCGCTCATTCCAAGGGTTTGGATGGCTTTGAATCCATTTCCGGAGACAAAATATAGAATAAGCCCAATCAACAACTGGATATGGCTCAGAATCAAGGCGAACAAACTGATACGAAAGTCCTTTTGCAGGGTAAAATCCTTTTTGCCCAACCAGCCAGCTATCGCATTCACGACGGCCAATACTAAAACGGCCAGCACCACATAGGCCAAATAAGAGTGTAGGTTCTTGATGATTTCCATTAGGTAGAATTTAAGTGGTTTAAAAATACGGAATTTTAGAGATAAAAAAAGCCCTTCGCGATGGCGAAGGGCTTTAATTCTATATTTAATATATCCTTAGTTAAAGATATATCTAATACCCAATTGTGCTTGCCATCTGGATGACTGAATACCTCTATCATCGAATTCGATGAAGTCAGGGTTTCCATTTTCATCCATTACACCTTGGTTGATACTGAATACAGGAGTGTCTCCTGTAGAAACAGTTGTCAACGGGCTAACAGAGCTTCTCACGAACTTCAATCGACCCCAATCTTTGTTCAAAAGGTTGGTGAAGTTGAAAACATCAGCAGAAAGCTGGAAGGTGTGCTTGGTATTTCCAAACTTAATCTTGAAATCCTGAAGAACCTTCAAGTCAAGAATATGGCTCCATGGACCTCTTTCAGCGTTACGCTCAGCATAACCTCCTCTGTTTTCGTCCAAGTAATCAATGCTGCTTATGAAATTATCCAATTGCTCCCATTGAGCCGCTTGCTGCGCCTCGTCGCCAGAGAATTGAATTTCAGAAGCATCTCTTGGGATGTAAATCAAAGCATTGTCCCTTGAGTCATCGTTCAACAAATCACGTCCTTCGTTATACGTAAAGCTGTATGGAGCGTTTTGTGATCCAGTGTACAGCAAAGCAACGGTTGTGCTTACGTTCTCGTTCCAATCCAATTGGTAAGAAACATTGGCCAAAATTCGGCTACCACCAGCAAAATCGGAACGGGTAACAGGCAAGTTGGAGTTTTTACCGTTTACCGTTAGTATGTTTCTCCATTGAGAACTGTTCTGTGAAGAAGTACCATCGAAAATTTTGTTGGACTCACTGAAAGAGTAGGATACCGAACCTGCAAAACCGTTATCGAAAGGCTTAGTCAAGGTAAAGGTAGCCGTTGTGGCATTACCCCCTCCTGTATTTGATGCTAAATAAATACCTTGGTATGTACCGTCAATTCGATTGCTACGATTGTAAAACGGACGGTTGTCAGCACCTTGGTAGAATCCTTCTGGTCCACCGATATTCAAGTTCTCATAATAGATGTCATTGATTACATCTGTGTACAAGAAGTCAGCAGAGGCAATCAAGCCCCACCAAGGAAGTTTCTGGTCGATGGCAAAGTTATACTTCATAACCTGAGGTAGCTGGAAATCAGCTGAAATCAAGTCAATGTTTCCACCAACACCACCTGAACCTGGAGCTGGGTCTTCAAATTGGTTGTTAACGTCGGCTTCAAATGGTTGTCCAAACTCGAACATGAATCCACCGGTAACACCATTATTGTTGTAGCTACCACCTGGCCATACCAATGGCAATCTAGAAGTAAATACCCCAAGACCCCCACGAATTTGAGTGGTTCTATCTCCATTTACGTCCCAGTTGAAACCTAGACGAGGAGAGAACACGGCATTGCTAATCTGCTGTCCAACACGAGCACCTTGAAGGTCTTTTCCAGCAGCTTCCAATAATCCTACTGTACGAGTATTGAAGTCTTCATTTACAGGACCGTCTCTCCATACAGGAATATCGATACGAGCACCAAAACTCACTCTGAAGTTATCGGTAACATCAACTTCATCCTGTACGTAAACTCCATACTGCTCCGTTTCAAAATCAGCAGAACCTGCAGATTCATCACCAGTTATACCGTTACCGACCAAAGAATACCCATGCTGGTACACGTCAGCATTCTGACCTGTCAAGAACTGGTTCAATCCAGAAGAAAGTAGATTGCCCTCATCATCGAACTGATCTTCGAAGGTATAATCCCCGTAGTTATAGGCAAAGAACAAGTTCTTTACCGTTGCAAATTCCGCGTTGGCCCCTAGTGTAATGGTGTGCCTTCCTGCGTAAATATTGAAGTTGTTGGTAATAGTCAAATAGTCAGTATTCAACAAGTTGGCGGTAGAAAATGGCTCAGAACCAAAGGAGATGAATCCGTCTCCATCTTGGATGTCAACTGTTGGGAAAGGCTGTCCAAAAGGATCCCTGTCATCACGTACGGCAGTAAAGCCTACTACCAAGTTATTACTGAATTTATTGCTGAAACGAGAGTTCAACTCCAATGCAGTAGAGTTGGTTGTAGATTCAAAAAACTCTGAACCGTTTATGAAACCAATGTTTCTGTTACCGGAGTTTCTTGCTTCCAAGTTTTCCGCACCAACATAGCTGTGACGCAAAGAAAGGTTGTGGTTTTCATTGATGTTCCAGTCCAATTTGGCCACCAATGTATTACTTTCCAATGTACGGGTGTTGTTATCAAAAATACCAGGATTGTATCCGTAGGTATTTTGAAGGAATGAACTCAACCCTGCTAGATCTGCCTCAGAAGCACGACCTGTGTAGTTGCTGAATGTAAAAGGTTGAGGAGTTTCAGTTTCACCTCTTTCGTAGTTCACAAAGAAAAAGAGTTTGTCCTCAATAAGTGGACCACCCAAACGAACACCATAGGTGTTAGCAGAGAATTCCGCTAGTTTTTCTCTATCATCTCCTTCATTTACCAATGCACCTGGCGTTTTTCCCGCCAAAGATTCATTTCTGGTGAAGTAGTATGCAGATCCCTCAAATTCGTTGGAACCTGAACGGGTTACTGCGTTGATGGAACCTCCGGAGAAACCAGACTGTCTTACATCAAAAGGAGCGATGTTGATCTGGAATGTTTCAATCGCATCAACGGAAAGTGGGTTTACCCCTGTCTGTCCTCCGTTGGTACCGGAACCTGCCAAACCAAACACGTCATTGTTTACGGCACCATCAATATAAATGGCATTATAACGGTTGTTCTGACCAGCAAGTGAAATGGAAAAACCATCATCACCTTCAGACAGCTGTGCTTGTGGTGTTAAACGCACAAAATCCGCCAATGAACGGGAAGCTGCAGGAGTGGTAGCCACTTGTCGCTGTGAAATGTTTGTTTCCGTACCTGTTTTGTTGGCACCAAAAACCCCACTTGATACTCCAGTGAGTACCACTTCGTCCAATGCCGTAGCTGCTTCTGCCATTTCGACACTGATTCTTTCGGTAGAACCAAGGTTTAAGAAGACATTTTCCTTTACGATTTCATTAAAACCGACATAGGAAATAGTTATGGTATAAGGTCCACCGGTTCTCATACCTGAAATACGGTAGAAACCATCAAAATCGGTAGCAGCACCATAGACTGTCCCGGATGGCACGTGTTCTGCAACGATTGACGCACCCGGCAAAGGCTCTCCAACGTTGTCCGTTACCTGACCTCCCAAAGAAGACGTGGTAACCCCTTGTGCAAATGCTGTTGCGGTAAAAAGAATGGCCGCAATAGCCAAGTAGATTCTTTTCATTTAATTCAGTGTTTAAGTGTTTAATTAGCGCTGCAAATGTGATCCATTTTTGACACACTGCGATTAAGCCAAAGTTAAAATCATGCAAATATACTTAACACTAAATTAACAATTAGAGTTCTTTGACAGACAATTGTTTAGGTTTTTTCGAAGGATTTGAAAAGATGGCAACCTACTCCTTAAAAAATTGCAAAAGGTGCATTGTGGAACTGTCGTGTTTGCCAATTTCTGAATTCTCAATGTCCAATAAAATGGTTTTGGCCAATTCCTTGCCTAATTCCACGCCCCATTGGTCGTAGCTAAAAATATTCCAGATTACCCCTTGAACGAATATTTTATGCTCGTAAAGGGCAATCAAAGCTCCTAGACTTTTCGGGGTCAATTTTTCGATTAGAATAGAGTTGGTGGGCTTGTTTCCTTCAAAAATTTTGAAGGGCAACAATTTTTCCAGTTCCTCGCCCGATAATCCCGAGGATTTGAGCTCTCCCCTGACCTCATCGGCGGTTTTGCCGTTCATCAATGCCTCTGTTTGGGCAAAGTAGTTGGCCATCAGCTTATTGTGGTGATCCACATCTCCGTGCAATGATTTCTTGTATCCAATAAAGTCTGTTGGAATCAATTTGGTCCCTTGGTGGATCAATTGGAAAAAAGCGTGCTGCGAATTGGTCCCTGGCTCGCCCCAGATGATGGTTCCTGATTCGTGGCCCACCCGATTTCCATTTCTGTCCATACTCTTTCCATTACTCTCCATGATTCCTTGCTGCAAGTATGCCGAAAAACGGTGCAGGTATTGGGTGTATGGAATAATGGCCTCGGTTTCGGCGCCATAAAAGTTATTGTACCAAACACTGATCAGTCCCAGTAGCACAGGTATGTTATCTTGGAAAGGGGCTTCTTTAAAATGTACATCCATTTCGTGGGCTCCATCCAAAAGGGCTTCAAAGTTTTCGTAACCCACAGACAAGGCAATTGAAAGTCCAACCGCGCTCCACAGGGAGAATCTGCCTCCGACCCAATCCCACATGGGAAACACATTGTCGTCGGCTATACCAAATTCCTTGATTTTCTCAAGGTTGGTAGAGACGGCCACAAAATGATCGGCCACATCCTTTTCGGATGCATTTTTCAAGAACCATTTTTTAATGGTCAGTGCATTGCTCAGCGTTTCCTGGGTGGTAAACGATTTGGATACTATGACAAATAATGTGGTTTCAGGATTGAGCTCTTTCAACACTTCGTGAACCAAGTCCCCATCCACATTGCTCACAAAATGGGTCTTTAAGTCATTTTGATAAAACTTCAAGGCCTCGGTAACCATAGCAGGGCCTAAATCGGACCCACCTATACCAATGTTCACGATATCGGTGAATGCTTTTCCCGTGTGTCCTTTGCGTTCTCCAGAAATGACAGCGTTGGAAAAGGATTTTATTTTTTCCTTCACCTCAAAAACCTCATCTACGATGTTGACGCCATCCACCATAACCGTATCACCCTTTTTGGCCCGCAGTGCTGTATGCAGTACTGCCCTGCCTTCGGTCTGGTTGATGAGTTCCCCGCCAAAATAGCTCCCTATGGCATCCTGCAACCCTACTTCGTTGGAAAGTTGCAGTAGCAATTCCAAAGTTTCTTCTGTAATTCTATTCTTTGAATAGTCCACCAAGAAATCGTTCCATTGGATCGAAAACTTTTGTCCCCGACCTTCTTCTTTTGAAAACAGTTCCCTTAAGTGTACGTTTTTTGTTTCTTGGTAATGTTGTTGTAGCTTTTTCCAGGCTTGGGTGGTAGTGGGGTCAATTGTGGGTAATGCCATTACTGGGTGTATGATATTAGGGTTTCTTCGGGTTCTGTTGGCGTCGGGTCAACAAATTCAATACAATCCAATTGCTCTTTTAAAGGGGCTATATGCGCCATATAATCGGTACGCAATGAATCTGCAATGGGGTCGGCTTCGGGCAATTTTTCTTTTAAGGGATCCACTTGTCTTCCATTTTTCCAAAAACGGTAACACACATGGGGGCCTCCCGTATTTCCGGTCATCCCTACCCAACCGATTACATCGCCTTGCCGAACAAATTCTCCGCGTTTGACGTTCTGCGCCTTCATGTGAAGGTATTGGGTACTGTAAATGCTGTTGTGTTTTATCTTGACGTACTTGCCATTACCTCCTCTTCGGGTTGACTCTGTAACGGTCCCATCAGCGGTTGCCACAATGGGCGTGCCCACAGGAGCAGCATAATCTGTTCCTTTGTGCGGCCTTACTTTGTAACCATAGTAGGCAATTCTTCGTTTAAGATTGTAACGAGAGGAAAGCCTATATCCAAATTTGATGGGCGCCCTTAAAAAGGTGCTCCTTAAATTGTTGGCATCTTGATCAAAATAATCCAAAATGTTGTTTACGCTGTCGGCGACATAGGGAAATGCATAAACAGTCCTCCCCTTGTGTTCAAAAAGTGCTGCTTTAATGGGCCCACGACCGGCATAAATGGTATCGTTAATGTAACGTTCATCAAAAACCACCTTAAACTTATCCCCTTTTTCCAGTCGGAAGAAGTCAATCGTCCAAGCATAAATTTCGGATAGCCCTATGGTTACGCTATAATCTACCCCCAAATTATCCATAGCTTCGGATAGGCTGCTGTTGATAACGCCTCCTACTTCGCGCTCCCTTAGGGTGACCTTTCGTTTGTTCTTGTAAGCAACAGCGCTATCGCGAAGGTCCACCACAGTGTAGTTTATTCGATCATTTTGATAGATAAAAACCTTGGCCACTTCGGAAGTATCCTTGGATTTTAGAATGAGATAGGGTTTGCCCACCATGATTTTTCGAACGTCGAAAGTGTCCCTATAATTTTCGGAGATGGCCGCTATTTTGGGGTAGTCTACTTTATTTTTGAGCATGAGTTCACCAAAGCTATCGCCGTTACGCACTGTATCGCGCACTACATTGAACTCATCCAGATTGAAACCATAATGGAGTTCTGGAAGCTTTTCGATCACTTCCACTTTTGCCACTTCTTCAACCGGTTCCTTAGTTTGTTTACATGATGCCAACACCGTCAGCACCACCATTGCCCCAATAATTTTCCGCATTTTTCTTCTATTCCTTGTATTCTCTTTTTGCCGGGTTAAACACGTGGTCCACCCATTGTTTTCCCCAAGTATCCAACTCTTCTGTGGAATGCAAAGTTGGGAAAAAAATTATTTTCTGGAAACTGGGCGGCAAATAGTCCTTCCAATTGGTGCCCCCGGTCGCCTCTACATCCTTGTCTTCCCTTGCCAAATATCGATGGGCCGAACCCATGTGCATCAATGGCCAATTTACATTGGCATTCAGATCTAATTGTTTTAACGCCGAAATCAGCTCTTCATTGCATCGGGATGCATCCGGAAGCTGTAAATACTTATCGTATACGGTGCTATCCTTCACCTGATTGGCTATTCGCAACAACCGTGGGGTGTACCGTACCTCAAATTGTTTCAAGGTCAAGGTCTTTTCGCCTGTTTCCAGATCCGTGGCACCCTTTTTCCAATACACATGCTCAAAAAGCTCTTCGATGCTGTTTTCCGATGAAAATGATTCCCGTTCGGAAGGATGTACCATATGCTGTAAGGGTGTGGCATAGAATTCGATCATGCGATACTGAGCCGACTGAAAGCCACTCGCCGGAAGCAATGCCATCCGGTAACGAAGGAACTGCTCGCGCTCCATTCCCTTGATCATAATACTGAACGAAGAAATCAACGCCTTGAAATAACTATTGATTCTTCGGACCTTTTCTATGAAAAAAGCTACATCCTGGGATTTATCCTCGACAATCTGTTTTTCTTCGTGCAAGATGAGCTTAAAGTACAATTCGGTAATCTGATGGTACATGATGAAGATTTCTTCATCGGGGAAATGCGTTCGTGGCACCTGAAGGCTGAGCAGGGTATCCAAATGGATATAATCCCAGTAGGTTAGATATCTTTCGTACAACAGACCATCCAGATAGGAACTCAGGTCCTGACCTGAATTTTTGTACTTCTCTTCTAACTTATTGATCTGGGAAGCGATTTTTGCATCCTTGTCCATGAAACACCGAACTAATCCATTATTATTTTAAACTGGTTCTTGAGTCCATTATAACCATCCAAATCGGCCTTTAAGGAACCAACGGCCAAATCGGCCTTTATTCTGATGGGTAATTTATTCCAATCATTGGAAACCCAAAGGGTAAGACTCTCCTTTTCCTTAAAAACACGACCGGATTGAACCAGCGGCCTAAATTTAAGACATTCCACCTTGCCAAACTTGGTACGGATGATATCTTTTCCCAAATATTTTAATTGGAACTTAAAAACACCATCGTCGTCAAAGAGCATATCCAAATTAATGGATTGGCCAACCTTAAATTCTTCCAGATTATAGTTACTCCGCAGATAATAAGAAGCGGAAATCAAATCCTGAATTTGGTCGTGGATTTTAAAATCCTGCTGTGTACCATTTTTGTTGTCAATCAGAAGTGCCTTGTCCTTTTCGTAATCAAATTCTATTTCGATGTCCTTGGTGTACCCGCCCTCATCGATTTTTCGGATGAACTTGTACGGCTTGCCATTGTCCATTCCAAAATAGCTTTCGTAGGTATCGTCCACCTTAAAAAAAATGCTAGCGAAGCCCGTGGTCTTTCCCCTGCCCACCACATGGTACACCGGAACCCCGTTTAGCTGTTCGGTGGTAAGGTGCATGGTCGCGTAACTTGCATTTAGAATACCATAGTGTATCCTAAATTTCAACCACTCCCCTGGTTTAAAGGCTGGCTGCGAACTCTGCCCCATCACCGGAAGGGCCATTACAAGCAGGAGTAAGGCGATTATTGTCTTTTTCAAATGCAATTTCATGGTCATAAAATTAGTAAAATCACGTTAGGGGGCTACGCTGTTCACATATACTTAAACAAAACTTATTCCAAAATAGTATAAACAAAAAAAAGCCCAGTCACAAGACTGGGCTTTTCCTAAATAACCAACCAAACTTTAAATTATGAAAAACCAATACTTAAAGTTATAAGGGAACCACCCCTTATGTGGGTCAAAGATACGGCAAGCTTTTTCAGAAAAAAGTGATTTTAACGGACTTTAACTAAACCCCTAAGATATTGATTGGTTTTGGTTATTTTTTTGACAAATTATTAAGAAAACCAACCTGTTCGATCACATGATTTTCACTAAAACCAATAACCCACACTAAAGAAAACATTGCTCGAATCAATTTCGGGAGACCACGAGTAAAACACTTGGATAGGACCCAAAAAGGATTCAAATCCGTAACCAATGCCATAGCCGGAAAAACTGGGCTCTTCAAACCAGTCCCCTGTCCGGAAAAGATCATCAGCTACGTTGGCATAATTTGCCGTAAACAAGGCATGGTGCTTGGGCGCAAAACGGTAATCCAACCGTCCTAATCCCTTGATATAGCTATTTCCGGGCAAACTCAGAAAATCGTACCCAAAGAATGGTATAAAATTGTTCACAAAATCGTTTCCATAACCTCCCAATACAAAATCAAAGGAAGCCACTTGGGATGTTCCTAGCTTAAACCCTGTGTCTGCTTCCAAAGTAACGCTCAAATTGTGAGCTGGAGAGAACACACCCCCAAACTTTCCCTTGGCCACGGCAAATTCGGAGAAGTTATCGTTGTAATCAGAAGAAAACGCATAAAAATGAAAATCCCCATCAAATAGTAGTCCCTTCGTCGGAAAATATTTATCATCGTAGGTATCCAGTTTTATTTGGGAGTAGGCGCTAAAATAGTTGGAGTTTTCAAAATTGGTTCTTTGATTTCCGGATGTGGCGACTTCCAACTCTGCATTCTCTTCCAACTGTCCCAACGTTCTTGTGCTATAGTTCAAAAACTTGTGTTCCGCACCAATGGTAAAGGCAAACTCTTCCTTTATAAACGTTTGAAGGTATACTTGGTTGGTAAGGTCGGTAACATCCAGATTTATCCGTTGGATGCTGGGGTCATTGAGCACATCAAAATTTCCCTGTATCAACGAAAAATCGGTTTCCGTGTCAAAATCCGTTAACGTGGAATTGACCCCAAAGCTCCAATAGTACCCCTTGTCCAAATAATATTGCATGTTGTACCGAATATGATCCCCCAAAATAAAATCGAAAGAGGCTACATCGTCCTTCATTAAAAAGTTCTTTTTGGTGAGGTTGATCAAAGCGGCACTTTTGTATAGATCATCATAGTGTGCCGACATTTTGATGAACATTTTGGTGGGGTCCTCCTTTAGTTTCAAAA is drawn from Flagellimonas sp. MMG031 and contains these coding sequences:
- a CDS encoding carboxypeptidase regulatory-like domain-containing protein; protein product: MKRIYLAIAAILFTATAFAQGVTTSSLGGQVTDNVGEPLPGASIVAEHVPSGTVYGAATDFDGFYRISGMRTGGPYTITISYVGFNEIVKENVFLNLGSTERISVEMAEAATALDEVVLTGVSSGVFGANKTGTETNISQRQVATTPAASRSLADFVRLTPQAQLSEGDDGFSISLAGQNNRYNAIYIDGAVNNDVFGLAGSGTNGGQTGVNPLSVDAIETFQINIAPFDVRQSGFSGGSINAVTRSGSNEFEGSAYYFTRNESLAGKTPGALVNEGDDREKLAEFSANTYGVRLGGPLIEDKLFFFVNYERGETETPQPFTFSNYTGRASEADLAGLSSFLQNTYGYNPGIFDNNTRTLESNTLVAKLDWNINENHNLSLRHSYVGAENLEARNSGNRNIGFINGSEFFESTTNSTALELNSRFSNKFSNNLVVGFTAVRDDRDPFGQPFPTVDIQDGDGFISFGSEPFSTANLLNTDYLTITNNFNIYAGRHTITLGANAEFATVKNLFFAYNYGDYTFEDQFDDEGNLLSSGLNQFLTGQNADVYQHGYSLVGNGITGDESAGSADFETEQYGVYVQDEVDVTDNFRVSFGARIDIPVWRDGPVNEDFNTRTVGLLEAAGKDLQGARVGQQISNAVFSPRLGFNWDVNGDRTTQIRGGLGVFTSRLPLVWPGGSYNNNGVTGGFMFEFGQPFEADVNNQFEDPAPGSGGVGGNIDLISADFQLPQVMKYNFAIDQKLPWWGLIASADFLYTDVINDIYYENLNIGGPEGFYQGADNRPFYNRSNRIDGTYQGIYLASNTGGGNATTATFTLTKPFDNGFAGSVSYSFSESNKIFDGTSSQNSSQWRNILTVNGKNSNLPVTRSDFAGGSRILANVSYQLDWNENVSTTVALLYTGSQNAPYSFTYNEGRDLLNDDSRDNALIYIPRDASEIQFSGDEAQQAAQWEQLDNFISSIDYLDENRGGYAERNAERGPWSHILDLKVLQDFKIKFGNTKHTFQLSADVFNFTNLLNKDWGRLKFVRSSVSPLTTVSTGDTPVFSINQGVMDENGNPDFIEFDDRGIQSSRWQAQLGIRYIFN
- the pgi gene encoding glucose-6-phosphate isomerase; translation: MALPTIDPTTTQAWKKLQQHYQETKNVHLRELFSKEEGRGQKFSIQWNDFLVDYSKNRITEETLELLLQLSNEVGLQDAIGSYFGGELINQTEGRAVLHTALRAKKGDTVMVDGVNIVDEVFEVKEKIKSFSNAVISGERKGHTGKAFTDIVNIGIGGSDLGPAMVTEALKFYQNDLKTHFVSNVDGDLVHEVLKELNPETTLFVIVSKSFTTQETLSNALTIKKWFLKNASEKDVADHFVAVSTNLEKIKEFGIADDNVFPMWDWVGGRFSLWSAVGLSIALSVGYENFEALLDGAHEMDVHFKEAPFQDNIPVLLGLISVWYNNFYGAETEAIIPYTQYLHRFSAYLQQGIMESNGKSMDRNGNRVGHESGTIIWGEPGTNSQHAFFQLIHQGTKLIPTDFIGYKKSLHGDVDHHNKLMANYFAQTEALMNGKTADEVRGELKSSGLSGEELEKLLPFKIFEGNKPTNSILIEKLTPKSLGALIALYEHKIFVQGVIWNIFSYDQWGVELGKELAKTILLDIENSEIGKHDSSTMHLLQFFKE
- a CDS encoding peptidoglycan DD-metalloendopeptidase family protein encodes the protein MRKIIGAMVVLTVLASCKQTKEPVEEVAKVEVIEKLPELHYGFNLDEFNVVRDTVRNGDSFGELMLKNKVDYPKIAAISENYRDTFDVRKIMVGKPYLILKSKDTSEVAKVFIYQNDRINYTVVDLRDSAVAYKNKRKVTLREREVGGVINSSLSEAMDNLGVDYSVTIGLSEIYAWTIDFFRLEKGDKFKVVFDERYINDTIYAGRGPIKAALFEHKGRTVYAFPYVADSVNNILDYFDQDANNLRSTFLRAPIKFGYRLSSRYNLKRRIAYYGYKVRPHKGTDYAAPVGTPIVATADGTVTESTRRGGNGKYVKIKHNSIYSTQYLHMKAQNVKRGEFVRQGDVIGWVGMTGNTGGPHVCYRFWKNGRQVDPLKEKLPEADPIADSLRTDYMAHIAPLKEQLDCIEFVDPTPTEPEETLISYTQ
- a CDS encoding tryptophan 2,3-dioxygenase family protein, which translates into the protein MDKDAKIASQINKLEEKYKNSGQDLSSYLDGLLYERYLTYWDYIHLDTLLSLQVPRTHFPDEEIFIMYHQITELYFKLILHEEKQIVEDKSQDVAFFIEKVRRINSYFKALISSFSIMIKGMEREQFLRYRMALLPASGFQSAQYRMIEFYATPLQHMVHPSERESFSSENSIEELFEHVYWKKGATDLETGEKTLTLKQFEVRYTPRLLRIANQVKDSTVYDKYLQLPDASRCNEELISALKQLDLNANVNWPLMHMGSAHRYLAREDKDVEATGGTNWKDYLPPSFQKIIFFPTLHSTEELDTWGKQWVDHVFNPAKREYKE
- a CDS encoding DUF3108 domain-containing protein, which codes for MKLHLKKTIIALLLLVMALPVMGQSSQPAFKPGEWLKFRIHYGILNASYATMHLTTEQLNGVPVYHVVGRGKTTGFASIFFKVDDTYESYFGMDNGKPYKFIRKIDEGGYTKDIEIEFDYEKDKALLIDNKNGTQQDFKIHDQIQDLISASYYLRSNYNLEEFKVGQSINLDMLFDDDGVFKFQLKYLGKDIIRTKFGKVECLKFRPLVQSGRVFKEKESLTLWVSNDWNKLPIRIKADLAVGSLKADLDGYNGLKNQFKIIMD